The DNA segment ATTTTGGTTCCAGTGTGGAACGTACATCGCATTCTGCATTAATATCACAAACTGTCAATTTTCCTGCTTACATTGTTTTTTTAAACATCTTAGAAAGTCATTCCAAATAGGCTTGCTTACTCTATAGAGAACACCCCGCTCAGCACTGAGCTGAAGCCAACGGAGGATGGGGAAGCGATGGCTGTTGGTGGTGCTAAGACGACCGGCTTCAGGTGTGTACATATCAGCGCGTGAAGCATCACCAATGTTCTCCTTCATTCTCATAGAGCAAATAGTTTCATCCAAACCATTATCGTCCCACCGACGACCCTGGTGGCGCTCACGTTGTCTTTCcatctcttcttcttgttcCTCTTCCCATTCTCGCTCTTCTCCTCTGTGTCCTCCCCGCGATCTTGGTGGCCTGATCACCTCAAGCTGTCCCTCAACCTTTATGATGTTGCGCCTGAAGTCATCTTCTCCACGAAGCTTCCTTGCTGTCTCCGTGTTTATGTTAAGAATTTCTGCAAGAACTCTGTCATCAAAGGCATAGAAGATGTTGTTCTTGTTACTTGATCCCTCCTTGCGACTACTTTGTCGTCTCCCCTCTTGCCTCCATTCCGATCTCCACTCTGGGAACTCCTCCTCTGGGTTCCCAGCTAAGTAGAAAGCCTGCATGGTTGacagaaaataaattaaatttaccgTAACTCCTTCACAATAATACcaatatttctaaatttaatttagttagTTAAAACATTATATCATTGACCTGAATTCAAATCTGACTTACCCTAGGATGGAAGTCAAGTTGGTTGGCATGGTTACTAACATCAAGAAGAACAACTGCAATCAATCTCTCATTGCCATCATTATAGGTCCATTGAGCAGAACCAGCAGGCACAGCGAAGAGATCGCCAGCACGTACATGGCGGATCTTCTGATGTCGGTCTCGGAACTCCCCGGCTGATTGCTGAGACTCTTGGTACGTTTCAGGGCAACCCGGAAGTACAACTCCCTTAAACCCTCTCCCTATTCCACAAAACTCATCACATCATTCTCAACAACTTTTAAACTCAACAAGAAAAACGATAAACATAAAAGAACAAAAGTTGATAGTACCTCTCTCAATGTAGATAAGTTGTGGGGCATTGGTGTAATGAGGGAGGAGAAGGCCATTGGGATCAATAATATATCTCTGGACAGCCACACCGGCGCACCGGAACATCTCGTGGCTAGGATCCCACATCTCGATCACGCCACCTTCGGCCTCGATGCGGCGGGAGGGTTCGAGGGCATCGAGCCTATCCAGGCGACACTCACGATACCGTCTTTCACCCTCGCGGAAGTGTCGGGAGACGTCGCGGAGGTTTTCGTCGGTTGCTAGGCAGCCATtgaagagaaccaagaagcaaAAGGAAAGAGAGAGGAAAAGAGGGTTTCCCATGGCTGTGTGTTTAATAAGTTGTACTGTTTTGAAGTGAAGTGGAGAGTGGGGAACGTTGGGATTTTATAGTTGAAGGAAGGTAGTAAAGGAGGGGACACGTTTGAGAAGATGGGGAAGAAAGATTAAGACATTTTTCAAATTGCATGGAAAAAATAGCTTATTTTTTGTACACATAATAGCAATGGTATGTTGCAGATGGCTTAAGGTATCTGAAGAAATTGTATGGCAAATGCTGTTTTAGCTTTATGTTGTTTGTGGTGTGTTTTGGAGTATTCTTCATAgctatctcaatcaaatattTGTCATTTATAGTTTGATGTCAATATATCAAAAACCCAAAGATGGtttcataactatttgattttttagtttttacttttattttagaattgtACTTGGTTTTTTCCACAAATTTTTACActagttttcatttttaaattttctaaaagctaaaactaaaagttttaaaaattactgTAAAcacttgatattttattttgacaatTAATCTTATAAATACTGCTTTTaggattaatttatttgttttgttatctatttttcttataggtgttttaaaaaatcaaatcaagttttgaaaactaaaaaaaatattttgttaaaactaaaacaaaaattgttatcaaataagtcaacctacttttttttttttaattttcaaaactcggCTTGTATTTTGAAAAAACTTCGAGAATggataacaaaattaaaaagaaaaaactcttaaatataaaaagtatttataagcttaatttctaaaaaaaaaaaaaaacaaaaatgaaggtcaccatttcattttctattttgtttttacttttctAAAAGAACGAGttgtttgataattaattatgtttttttctctatttaaattaattttgtttcttccttttctattttttaaagttagttttttttaaaaaaaaaaaaatctaagtgcctatttgttaaattattaaaatcacatttatcaAGTTCAAGATCACATTAAAACACACATATAATCACTCAAAATCATTTCAATACTAACACTTCCATGCATGTTTAAACACAATTGTCGTAGTATTAAAAcgaattttgaataattaaggATATTTTGTGAGTCATTTTGAAAATGGCAAATTGTAGTTCAATTGCACAATCGAACTTTCAATTGTAAATATTGGCTTCCCAATTTTTAGAAGTGGCAAATTAGACCCTTAAACTTACAATAATTGTAGAAAATTGGATCcacaaatgataaaaattgaaccctcaaATTTATACCATCATTACAATTTATACAACTATATAAGTTTAAGACCCAATTTTAATACTTGTATAAGTTTTTAGggctaaatttttttaattgaaaatttaaaagtataattgAAACTATTACTATACTTTATTAGTAATTTTTACCatttgtatatttgaaaatgacaaaaatgattttaatcattttaaaatcactttcaaaTATGTCAGACATGCCATAAgtgattttcaaaaaccaaaaaaccaaAATATGGTTTTTAAAAAGAGATATATgtgttttcaaaaacttattctttATTCTAATACTAATACTCATATTTTCCAtcttttatctctttcatagcaatctgtttttaaaaaacttattctTTTACTTTCATTTCTCTCTCGTCTAATATATCTCTCCAATTTCTCTCTCTAACTTTATctctttaataaataaatctctTAAACTTTTTTCTGAAGAACTTTCTTCTCTCTAAATTTTATCTCACtacaatttttgtttaatatttttctcatttatgCTTATTTATCTAACATATTATTTACTCtctctaaaatttttctttttatttaactttattttcttcaaaaattAATCTCTTTCCCTCAaacatttacttcttttttctaactaatattttatgaggtttAACTAATATTTTCCCTCAAACACATCTCCATTACATTCTCTCtgaataaatatttttctttcatatacCTCTAAATTTACTATATTTTCCCTTCTCTATAAAACCTTTGTATCtctatctctaaatttttatctACATGTCTTTACAcattctctctctctaaaaCCTCTCTTCATCTCTTCCattagaaaaaatagaaaacaaaaaatagttatcaaataagtttaatgtcttttttgttttgaaaaaataaaaacagcttttgtttttagaaaaccaaaaaatagaaaacaatttCTTTTTGTGCAATCGCAATGAATTTTTCAGGGTATACCGATGGGAGAGGGAGCCTCGCCCGACGCTACATTGGTATGGCGTCAAGAGAGGTACCATTTTTCTCGACACATACAACTTAGCATCGggaaaagtttttttcttttttagtattccctaaataattattgaaaatgaaatatatttatttattattcttttagtCAACTCAAACATGTTGACAACTTATAAATTTAgtctaaaaagaaaagaaaattatcaTCAACAACTTATATATATGCTTAATTGATTTTCATATATAACATTAATGTTAAACAGACCGCAATAAAAAcgtaaagtaaaaaaaaaatgaatgttttcaaatatagagaaatgaatcaaaatatttataaatatagtaaaattttactgTATATCTATGATAGACTAGATAGATTATTATTTGTGTCTATCTGTGTCATGATAGATATAGATAGTAGTTTATCACGGTCTATCgcaatttatcttctttgtTTTGGACATGACTCCAAAATACCTACAAACAACAAATTCAAATAGTTTCAATActaataaataatcaattttatataaatggAGAGCCAAGTGTATACAAATTTTTAGAATATTAAAAACTTATGAATGAATTAGTTTTCTCTTCCACAACTTAGTTAAAACTAAAACTTAGAAACTATACTCTACAAGCATGTCAAAACTCaacatcaaaatttaaaattcaactcAAATATAAACATAAcaatgcatttattcatataccaatctcaaaactcaatataaaatataaacttagGAATAATAATTAGATCTACTCTTCATAGACAAACTTAGGATAAGTGATCGCAGTCGAATGGATCAGAGAAGGAAGGTTTcctctataaaaaaatattgagataaaattgattattgtTACTATCCAGCCAAATTCAACCAAGTATACAAATGGAACCTAACTATACATGTCCCCCACTATATCTTCCAAATCGTCCACAACATAGATGTCTTCTCTGACAATAGCCAATCAAGAAGCCAAAGTAAGTACTTCAATCTCTCTTTTTTAGTTCCTATCCATCCACGAAATAGGATGTATTAAGATGATATTTTgtaaaaaccaaaattcaa comes from the Benincasa hispida cultivar B227 chromosome 5, ASM972705v1, whole genome shotgun sequence genome and includes:
- the LOC120078692 gene encoding 11S globulin-like; translated protein: MGNPLFLSLSFCFLVLFNGCLATDENLRDVSRHFREGERRYRECRLDRLDALEPSRRIEAEGGVIEMWDPSHEMFRCAGVAVQRYIIDPNGLLLPHYTNAPQLIYIERGRGFKGVVLPGCPETYQESQQSAGEFRDRHQKIRHVRAGDLFAVPAGSAQWTYNDGNERLIAVVLLDVSNHANQLDFHPRAFYLAGNPEEEFPEWRSEWRQEGRRQSSRKEGSSNKNNIFYAFDDRVLAEILNINTETARKLRGEDDFRRNIIKVEGQLEVIRPPRSRGGHRGEEREWEEEQEEEMERQRERHQGRRWDDNGLDETICSMRMKENIGDASRADMYTPEAGRLSTTNSHRFPILRWLQLSAERGVLYRNAMYVPHWNQNAHSIIFVTRGRARVQVVDCRGQTVFDGELQQRQVLVVPQNFAIVKKAGDEGFEWVSFKTNDNAMINTLAGRTSVMRAFPVQVLASAYRMSTEEARRLKFNRDETTLLPPRMSSSRRPAIPVEAM